One Gimesia aquarii DNA segment encodes these proteins:
- a CDS encoding MFS transporter, whose protein sequence is MQNELKEDKWYHGISRYQWLVLTIASLGWVFDVFEGQIFVASMNEAMPSLIKTEPLDEVAQKNPIAVEEHQKEIKGRLALYNNVALGAFLIGGALGGIAFGALSDRIGRKKTMSLTILFYSLFTCLSAFSQEWWQLAGFRFLVALGVGGEWAVASTLVAESFPPKARARVGSIFHASSVLGTYLAILAGAFIIGNESILEYAKEAGYPSLPWRIGFALGVVPSFLIIWIRRSLKEPDSWKHAQETAKQDTSQSMGSISNLFLPQFIKSTCIGVLLAAIGLATFWGVHIYGKNVFLNSVKNDYIIEHFEGQIDVPKEQKDEYFQTIKATLKKWEMLGMFLATTGGGLGLLAFGPLCEWFGRRGAFFLFHVGGLISTVLLFQVFHNTVVIGCFLPVFGFLTLGMHAGYAIYFPELYPTRLRGTGTGFCFNAGRILAAPILFIGGWMQKDWGYTLAQTATILSMLYIIGAILPFFAKETKGSALME, encoded by the coding sequence GTGCTGACGATCGCTTCTCTGGGTTGGGTTTTTGATGTCTTCGAAGGACAAATCTTCGTCGCTAGCATGAACGAAGCCATGCCCTCTCTCATTAAAACAGAACCATTAGATGAAGTAGCCCAAAAGAATCCCATTGCTGTTGAGGAACATCAAAAAGAGATTAAAGGTCGTCTGGCTCTTTACAATAATGTCGCCTTAGGCGCTTTTTTGATTGGAGGCGCTTTGGGAGGCATCGCATTTGGTGCTTTAAGCGACCGGATTGGTCGCAAAAAGACAATGTCACTGACAATCTTATTCTACTCATTATTTACATGTCTCTCTGCGTTTTCCCAAGAATGGTGGCAGCTCGCTGGTTTTCGTTTTCTGGTCGCGTTAGGAGTAGGAGGTGAATGGGCAGTTGCCAGTACATTAGTTGCAGAATCGTTTCCCCCTAAAGCGCGCGCACGGGTTGGCAGTATCTTTCATGCATCAAGTGTTCTTGGAACATACCTCGCGATTCTGGCTGGTGCGTTTATCATTGGGAACGAAAGTATTCTCGAGTATGCCAAGGAAGCAGGTTATCCTAGTCTTCCGTGGCGAATCGGATTTGCATTAGGAGTTGTGCCTTCATTTTTGATCATCTGGATTCGGCGATCCTTGAAAGAACCGGATTCCTGGAAACATGCACAGGAAACTGCAAAACAAGATACCAGCCAATCGATGGGCAGCATTAGTAATCTGTTTTTACCGCAATTTATAAAGAGCACATGCATTGGAGTCCTTTTGGCAGCGATCGGACTGGCAACATTCTGGGGGGTGCACATTTATGGCAAAAATGTTTTTTTGAACTCGGTCAAAAATGATTATATCATTGAACACTTTGAGGGGCAAATAGATGTACCGAAAGAACAAAAAGACGAATATTTTCAAACTATCAAAGCGACTTTAAAAAAGTGGGAGATGCTGGGTATGTTTTTGGCAACAACCGGTGGAGGATTGGGGCTGTTAGCATTTGGGCCGCTTTGTGAATGGTTTGGAAGACGTGGCGCGTTTTTTCTATTTCACGTTGGTGGGCTGATCAGCACGGTGTTGCTTTTTCAAGTCTTCCATAATACTGTTGTCATTGGCTGTTTTTTACCTGTTTTTGGCTTTCTGACTTTAGGTATGCATGCAGGTTATGCAATTTACTTCCCGGAACTTTATCCCACACGTCTCAGAGGAACAGGGACAGGATTCTGCTTCAATGCAGGACGCATTCTTGCGGCTCCCATCTTGTTTATTGGTGGTTGGATGCAAAAAGATTGGGGATATACCCTGGCACAAACTGCAACAATCCTTAGTATGCTCTATATTATTGGAGCTATCCTGCCCTTCTTTGCCAAAGAAACCAAAGGTAGTGCATTGATGGAATAA
- a CDS encoding sulfite exporter TauE/SafE family protein codes for MMFSDPQLWLIVLSIVFIAALIQGIIGFGYAIVAMATLPLVINFREANLLVAFSIVLPVIWIFWNYRRHSNARILAGAIIGSLIGLPLGMLIFTLVKIDLLVRGTGLVILLITIDGFFKRTPAVMEEQQNPTSLWGTFAGFCSGFLAGTTSIAGPPIVIYAIRQPWTQDQYKGFIFGFFILISISRVIGLSLMGWATSEVLLTTCILIPVVILGMKLGTLLGPQINPVLFKRCLLSLLGVFSLYMLIIGSSPRADSTELKVDLSKRPFLKKQADD; via the coding sequence ATGATGTTTTCTGATCCACAATTGTGGTTAATAGTGCTTTCGATTGTTTTCATTGCGGCTTTGATTCAGGGTATCATCGGGTTTGGATATGCGATTGTCGCGATGGCTACTCTGCCGTTAGTGATTAATTTTCGCGAGGCAAACTTGCTGGTCGCCTTCAGTATTGTATTGCCTGTCATCTGGATTTTCTGGAATTATCGTCGGCACTCTAATGCCCGGATTCTGGCAGGCGCGATTATTGGTTCGCTGATCGGCTTACCATTGGGTATGCTAATCTTTACACTCGTTAAAATTGATCTCCTGGTGCGGGGCACCGGACTGGTGATTCTGTTAATTACGATTGACGGATTTTTCAAACGAACACCCGCTGTTATGGAAGAACAGCAAAACCCAACATCTCTCTGGGGTACTTTTGCTGGTTTTTGTAGTGGATTCCTTGCGGGTACGACAAGTATTGCGGGTCCTCCCATCGTGATCTATGCAATTCGTCAACCATGGACTCAAGATCAATATAAAGGGTTCATTTTCGGTTTTTTTATTTTGATCTCCATCTCTAGAGTCATTGGACTATCATTAATGGGATGGGCAACTTCAGAAGTGTTGCTGACCACCTGCATCCTTATTCCAGTTGTCATTTTAGGTATGAAACTGGGGACGCTTTTGGGACCACAAATTAATCCGGTGTTATTCAAACGATGTCTACTCTCACTGCTGGGCGTGTTCTCGCTATATATGCTCATTATAGGCAGTTCGCCTCGTGCTGACTCCACTGAATTAAAAGTCGATCTTTCCAAGCGCCCCTTCCTGAAAAAGCAAGCAGACGATTAA
- a CDS encoding DUF2064 domain-containing protein, which translates to MVARQGAIAIFVKTPGFSPLKTRLAQSIGQTQAEQFHTLSAKAVEAVVRYVSEREPVVPYWAVAEEAALSSPIWKEFSTVFQGTGDLGMRLAHIDQCLFDAHDYIIFLGADSPQLPVSYLLEAIELLSKKTDQPQFVIGPAIDGGFYLFGSQVSLTQKEWLNIPYSASNTTEKLLEQIQRRGKIHQLPLLTDVDTIDELEMIEQQVEIDNNLLWEQHQVLEWIRNRNSFDS; encoded by the coding sequence ATGGTAGCAAGGCAAGGCGCAATCGCCATCTTCGTAAAAACTCCTGGTTTTTCACCTTTAAAAACCAGATTGGCTCAATCCATCGGGCAAACTCAGGCAGAACAATTCCATACACTTTCGGCTAAAGCGGTTGAGGCAGTGGTTCGATATGTTTCAGAACGAGAACCTGTTGTTCCTTATTGGGCAGTTGCTGAGGAAGCGGCGCTGTCGAGTCCGATCTGGAAAGAGTTTTCCACTGTTTTTCAAGGAACAGGGGATTTAGGGATGCGCCTGGCGCACATTGATCAGTGCCTGTTCGATGCGCACGATTATATTATCTTTCTTGGCGCGGACAGTCCTCAACTTCCCGTTAGTTATCTGTTAGAAGCCATTGAACTCCTCTCAAAAAAAACTGATCAGCCTCAATTCGTAATTGGGCCCGCCATTGATGGTGGTTTTTATTTGTTTGGTAGCCAGGTCAGTCTGACTCAGAAAGAATGGCTCAATATTCCCTATAGCGCTTCCAATACTACCGAAAAGTTGCTTGAGCAGATCCAAAGACGTGGGAAGATCCATCAACTTCCCCTCTTGACCGATGTCGATACGATTGATGAACTTGAAATGATTGAACAGCAGGTTGAAATTGATAACAATCTTCTCTGGGAACAACATCAGGTTCTTGAGTGGATTCGGAACAGGAACTCGTTTGATTCTTAA
- a CDS encoding TIGR04283 family arsenosugar biosynthesis glycosyltransferase: protein MSSSHEMVSEPQLSVVIPVLDGEDHWKALIKDLSFFPDSTEFLFIGSGNQPTEFDELVHQFEIGGRSHWDRSSTGRAVQMNRGASESHCSYLLFLHSDSRLSEPAVRFLIQSLKSSPHALHYFNLKFHDQSHFLMQLNRWGVYFRSHYLGIPFGDQGLCLKRDLFFELGCYDESVSYGEDHLLVWKARRNRIRLKCTGATIETSSRKYQQQGWLKITATHLVLTVNQAIPQFILLLKERIGSW, encoded by the coding sequence ATGAGTTCAAGTCACGAGATGGTTTCAGAGCCTCAGCTTTCCGTAGTGATTCCTGTTCTGGATGGTGAAGATCATTGGAAGGCATTAATCAAGGATTTATCTTTTTTTCCGGACTCGACTGAATTTTTATTCATCGGTAGTGGTAACCAACCAACTGAGTTTGATGAACTGGTACATCAGTTTGAGATTGGTGGTCGAAGTCATTGGGATCGTTCTTCGACTGGCAGAGCAGTTCAAATGAACCGAGGGGCATCTGAATCGCATTGTTCTTATCTTTTATTTTTACATTCGGATTCGCGGTTGAGTGAACCGGCAGTTCGATTTTTGATACAGTCTTTGAAGTCGAGTCCTCATGCTTTGCATTATTTTAATTTAAAATTTCATGACCAGAGCCATTTTCTAATGCAACTTAACAGATGGGGGGTTTATTTTCGTTCACATTATTTGGGGATTCCATTTGGAGATCAGGGGCTTTGTCTGAAACGTGATCTGTTTTTTGAACTTGGTTGTTACGATGAATCGGTCTCTTATGGAGAAGACCATCTTTTGGTCTGGAAAGCGCGTCGAAATAGAATTCGTTTAAAATGCACTGGTGCAACGATTGAAACCAGTTCCAGAAAATATCAGCAACAAGGTTGGTTGAAAATCACTGCCACGCACCTTGTACTTACGGTAAATCAGGCCATTCCACAATTTATTCTTTTGTTAAAAGAACGTATTGGTTCATGGTAG
- a CDS encoding methyltransferase domain-containing protein, translated as MNSVNAHQISTEEESVYSRYADAANQKEPALCCPVEYNTEYLSIIPEEILERDYGCGDPTSYLSAGDTVVDLGSGGGKICYIASQIVGAEGKVIGVDCNAEMLSLARKYQQQVSDRLGFANVEFRCGLIQDLKLDLDQLNQELSSNPIDSHARWLELRNLEERLRQEAPMIADESADCVISNCVLNLVRESDRSQLLEEVFRVLKRGGKAVISDIVCDEDVPQHLKQDPTLWSGCLSGAFREDEFLKAFESAGFHGIEILKREETPWQTIEGIEFRSITVSAYKGKQGPCLERNQAMVYRGPFKKVEDDDHHTYFRGQRIAVCDKTYQLLQAPPYEGHFIPVEPYQNIPLDEAQEMDCRRNVVRHPRETKGKNYDLTSEIMESCCSPDSECC; from the coding sequence ATGAATTCAGTGAACGCACACCAGATTTCTACAGAAGAAGAATCTGTTTATTCACGTTACGCCGATGCTGCAAATCAAAAAGAACCAGCTCTGTGTTGCCCTGTTGAATACAACACCGAATACTTATCAATCATTCCCGAGGAAATTCTGGAACGTGATTATGGCTGTGGCGATCCAACTTCATATCTTTCGGCAGGCGATACTGTTGTCGACCTGGGTTCAGGAGGCGGAAAAATTTGTTACATCGCCTCGCAAATTGTGGGAGCTGAAGGAAAAGTGATTGGAGTCGACTGCAATGCAGAAATGTTGTCACTAGCCAGAAAATACCAACAGCAGGTTTCCGATCGACTGGGATTCGCAAATGTCGAATTCCGTTGTGGCTTGATTCAAGACTTAAAATTGGATCTGGATCAGCTAAATCAGGAATTGTCTTCCAACCCGATTGACAGTCATGCGCGTTGGCTGGAATTAAGGAATCTCGAAGAACGTCTACGTCAGGAAGCTCCCATGATTGCAGATGAGAGCGCCGACTGCGTCATTTCTAATTGTGTCCTGAATCTGGTCCGTGAAAGTGACCGCAGTCAACTGCTGGAAGAAGTCTTTCGCGTGTTAAAACGTGGTGGCAAAGCTGTGATCAGCGATATCGTCTGTGATGAAGACGTCCCCCAACATCTGAAACAAGACCCCACGCTCTGGTCGGGCTGTCTCTCTGGTGCTTTTCGTGAAGATGAGTTTTTAAAAGCATTTGAGAGTGCCGGCTTCCATGGCATCGAAATTCTCAAACGCGAAGAAACTCCCTGGCAAACCATTGAAGGAATTGAATTCCGCTCAATCACGGTCTCAGCTTATAAAGGCAAACAAGGACCGTGTCTCGAAAGAAATCAAGCAATGGTTTATCGTGGACCATTTAAAAAAGTTGAAGATGATGATCATCATACTTACTTTCGAGGACAACGAATTGCTGTTTGCGATAAAACCTATCAATTACTACAAGCTCCCCCTTATGAGGGACACTTTATTCCCGTTGAACCTTATCAAAATATACCTCTAGACGAAGCCCAGGAAATGGACTGTCGGCGAAATGTTGTTCGACATCCTCGAGAAACTAAGGGCAAAAACTATGATTTAACAAGTGAAATCATGGAATCCTGTTGCAGTCCTGATAGTGAGTGTTGTTAA
- the arsS gene encoding arsenosugar biosynthesis radical SAM (seleno)protein ArsS (Some members of this family are selenoproteins.) — protein MASLTLLRQHSKLADPQQQLLVLNNQNQYPDFDQKLAQNQLPSLQANTINTLQVNLGKLCNMTCEHCHVDAGPDRREIMTWETIQDCLKALKNPGFQTLDLTGGAPEMNPHFRNLVAEATKFKKQIIDRCNLTILLAPGYTDLPDFLATHQVELVASLPCYLEENTDDQRGNGAFKKSVQALQKLNSLGYGKSDSELKLSLVYNPVGFSLPPDQSELELAYRRELKKQFDIEFTNLITITNMPISRFLSELVNQGRLEEYMERLINAFNPETVSGLMCRSILSVDWQGFLYDCDFNQMLSLPVSVSTRRHIRDFHYNELNERKIVTNQHCYGCTAGAGSSCGGAIQSL, from the coding sequence ATGGCTTCATTAACTCTACTGCGACAACATAGCAAACTCGCTGATCCTCAACAACAATTGCTTGTGTTAAACAATCAAAATCAGTACCCTGATTTTGATCAAAAGCTAGCGCAAAATCAGCTTCCGTCTCTGCAAGCAAACACAATTAATACACTCCAGGTAAATCTGGGAAAACTCTGCAACATGACCTGTGAGCATTGCCATGTTGATGCTGGTCCAGATCGCAGAGAGATTATGACTTGGGAAACGATTCAGGACTGCCTGAAAGCCTTAAAAAATCCTGGTTTTCAAACACTGGATTTAACAGGGGGAGCACCTGAGATGAATCCTCACTTTCGAAATTTGGTTGCAGAGGCCACTAAATTCAAAAAACAAATCATCGATCGCTGTAACCTGACAATTCTGTTAGCACCAGGTTATACCGATCTGCCTGATTTCCTCGCAACCCATCAAGTCGAACTCGTTGCTTCCCTTCCCTGTTACCTTGAAGAAAATACGGACGATCAAAGAGGTAACGGTGCATTTAAAAAATCAGTTCAAGCCTTACAAAAACTGAACTCTCTTGGTTATGGCAAATCAGATTCAGAATTGAAATTAAGCCTGGTATATAATCCTGTTGGATTTTCATTACCCCCTGATCAATCGGAATTGGAGTTGGCTTATCGAAGAGAACTGAAAAAACAGTTCGATATTGAATTCACAAATTTGATTACCATCACCAATATGCCCATCAGTCGGTTTCTCAGTGAATTGGTTAATCAGGGACGGCTCGAAGAGTATATGGAGCGACTCATTAATGCATTCAATCCAGAGACAGTCTCAGGGCTCATGTGCCGCTCTATCTTATCAGTAGACTGGCAGGGCTTTCTCTACGACTGTGACTTCAATCAGATGCTGAGTCTCCCTGTCTCTGTCTCTACCAGACGACATATCCGAGACTTTCACTACAATGAATTGAATGAAAGAAAAATCGTAACCAACCAACACTGTTATGGATGCACAGCAGGAGCCGGTTCCAGTTGTGGAGGGGCGATTCAAAGCCTCTAG
- a CDS encoding purine-nucleoside phosphorylase, giving the protein MQGLVEKINDAVEFLNPQINQYPQIGLILGTGLGDLSQQINQDISINYETIPHFPHSTVESHAGQLVFGTLNGTPIVAMEGRFHYYEGYSMKEVTFPVRVMKALGVETLIITNAAGGMNPNYQLADIMIIEDQINLMGDNPLRGINDDRLGVRFPDMSEPYDQRLIGLAEEMALELKIRTQIGSFVAVTGPNLETRAEYRMLRQMGADCVGMSTVPECIVANHASMKVLGLSVVTDICLPDALEPVEISKILKVAAEGGQKLARLIPQIIANL; this is encoded by the coding sequence ATGCAAGGATTGGTCGAAAAAATTAATGATGCTGTTGAATTTCTGAATCCACAAATTAATCAGTATCCCCAAATCGGTTTGATACTGGGTACAGGCCTGGGTGATTTAAGCCAACAGATCAATCAAGACATCTCAATCAATTATGAGACAATTCCCCACTTTCCCCACTCAACAGTGGAGTCACACGCCGGTCAGTTAGTATTTGGCACTCTCAACGGGACTCCTATCGTCGCAATGGAAGGTCGCTTTCATTACTACGAAGGTTACTCGATGAAAGAAGTCACATTTCCCGTCAGAGTAATGAAAGCGCTTGGTGTAGAAACACTGATCATTACCAATGCTGCGGGAGGAATGAATCCCAATTATCAACTTGCTGATATTATGATCATTGAAGATCAAATCAACTTAATGGGAGACAACCCGTTAAGAGGTATCAACGATGACCGATTGGGAGTTCGTTTTCCGGATATGAGTGAACCTTACGATCAGAGATTAATTGGATTAGCCGAAGAAATGGCTCTTGAACTTAAGATTCGTACGCAAATCGGATCGTTTGTAGCAGTGACCGGGCCAAACCTCGAAACACGCGCCGAATATCGAATGCTGCGACAAATGGGGGCTGATTGTGTTGGGATGTCGACCGTTCCAGAATGCATTGTGGCCAACCATGCCTCAATGAAGGTTTTGGGGCTTTCTGTAGTAACAGATATCTGTCTGCCTGATGCTCTCGAACCAGTGGAAATCAGCAAGATCTTGAAAGTCGCAGCAGAGGGTGGACAGAAATTAGCTCGGCTGATCCCTCAAATCATTGCGAATCTCTGA
- a CDS encoding NAD-dependent epimerase/dehydratase family protein: MSHILVTGAAGFIGFHVTSRLLSQGYHVVGIDNLNTHYDVQLKRDRLRELQQKSAFQFLETNVTEVKSISQLFQQFTFEKVVHLAAEVGVRNSLERPLDYVQSNVGGFVNLLEYCREAQVRHFVYASSSSVYGANRKTPYSTRDRVDHPISLYAATKRADELIAHSYSHLYDLPTTGLRFFTVYGPWGRPDMAVFLFTKAILEGTPIKVFNHGNLKRDFTYIDDIVTGVVGVLGDIPSHRQGLSVNELIETEAPYRIYNIGNHQPIGISKLIDVIEQRVGKQAIRENYPMQPGDVLETYADISELKQAIHFSPSTTIEEGVDRFVDWYLSYYSSSH; this comes from the coding sequence ATGAGCCATATTCTGGTGACAGGTGCAGCGGGGTTTATCGGTTTTCATGTCACGTCCCGCCTTCTTTCTCAAGGGTACCATGTGGTTGGGATTGATAATCTGAACACACATTATGATGTGCAATTAAAGCGAGACCGCCTTCGGGAATTACAACAGAAATCGGCATTTCAGTTTCTTGAAACTAACGTCACTGAGGTGAAATCAATCTCACAACTTTTCCAGCAATTCACTTTTGAAAAAGTAGTGCATCTGGCTGCGGAAGTGGGAGTACGTAACTCCCTGGAAAGACCTTTGGATTATGTACAAAGTAATGTAGGAGGCTTTGTCAATCTTTTGGAATATTGTCGAGAAGCTCAGGTTAGGCATTTTGTTTACGCATCGTCCAGTTCTGTCTACGGAGCGAATCGAAAAACACCTTATTCCACACGAGATCGTGTAGATCATCCCATTAGCCTCTATGCAGCCACTAAGCGAGCTGATGAATTAATTGCTCATAGTTATAGTCATCTGTATGATTTACCGACAACAGGTTTACGTTTTTTTACAGTGTATGGTCCATGGGGGCGACCTGATATGGCGGTCTTCCTCTTTACCAAAGCAATTCTTGAAGGCACACCTATAAAAGTGTTTAATCACGGAAATTTGAAACGCGATTTTACTTATATCGATGATATTGTAACCGGAGTAGTTGGCGTGTTAGGAGATATTCCTAGTCATAGGCAAGGGCTGTCAGTCAATGAACTTATTGAGACAGAAGCACCTTACAGGATTTATAATATTGGGAATCATCAACCCATTGGAATCTCAAAATTGATTGACGTGATTGAACAACGAGTTGGTAAGCAGGCGATTCGTGAAAACTATCCAATGCAACCAGGAGACGTCTTAGAAACCTATGCTGATATCTCTGAACTCAAACAGGCGATACATTTTTCGCCATCGACTACGATTGAAGAGGGAGTAGATCGATTTGTCGATTGGTATCTCTCTTATTATTCAAGCTCACACTAA
- a CDS encoding UDP-glucuronic acid decarboxylase family protein — protein MESVLVTGGAGFLGSHLCDRLVERGKYVICLDNFFTGSKQNILHLMGHPRFELIRHDIVHPIHLEVSEIYNLACPASPVAYQYNPIKTIKTSTVGMVNLLGLAKRCQAKVLQASTSEVYGDPEVHPQVEEYWGHVNPIGPRSCYDEGKRIAESLCMNYHEAHQVPIRIVRIFNTYGPRMDPNDGRVVSNFINQALRGQPLTIYGDGTQTRSFCYIDDLIDGFLKMMAQDETSGPINLGNPVENSMFELAESVLQIVKSKSQLEFRPLPTDDPKKRCPDITKAKTLLNWEPQVSLHEGLTKTIAYYQDLMNQETS, from the coding sequence ATGGAATCTGTGTTAGTAACAGGTGGTGCTGGGTTTTTAGGAAGTCATCTCTGTGACCGCCTGGTTGAGCGAGGGAAGTATGTTATCTGCCTGGATAATTTCTTTACAGGAAGTAAACAGAATATTTTACATTTGATGGGACATCCTCGATTTGAATTAATCAGGCATGACATTGTTCATCCGATTCATTTGGAAGTCAGCGAGATTTATAATTTGGCTTGTCCTGCTTCACCAGTTGCCTATCAATATAATCCGATTAAAACTATCAAAACCTCGACAGTAGGTATGGTAAATCTCTTAGGATTAGCAAAACGTTGTCAGGCAAAAGTATTGCAGGCATCAACCTCTGAGGTTTATGGTGATCCTGAGGTACATCCACAAGTCGAAGAGTATTGGGGGCATGTGAATCCTATTGGCCCGAGAAGTTGTTACGATGAAGGGAAACGTATCGCCGAATCGTTGTGTATGAATTATCATGAAGCGCATCAAGTCCCAATTCGTATAGTGAGGATTTTCAATACCTATGGGCCGCGGATGGATCCCAATGATGGACGAGTGGTTTCAAATTTTATCAATCAGGCTTTAAGGGGGCAGCCTCTTACAATTTATGGTGATGGAACACAAACTCGATCATTCTGCTATATTGATGATTTAATCGATGGGTTTTTGAAAATGATGGCACAAGATGAGACGTCTGGTCCTATCAATTTGGGAAACCCTGTTGAGAATAGTATGTTCGAGTTGGCAGAGTCTGTGCTTCAAATTGTTAAATCAAAGTCGCAGTTAGAGTTTCGTCCTCTACCGACTGATGATCCCAAAAAACGCTGTCCTGATATCACAAAAGCGAAAACGCTTCTGAACTGGGAACCTCAAGTCTCTTTACATGAAGGGTTAACCAAGACAATAGCCTACTATCAAGACTTAATGAATCAGGAAACATCATGA
- a CDS encoding aldolase/citrate lyase family protein has product MKYLFITDCPEIARYVDQCGVDRIFVDLEFLGKVKRQGGRDTVISRHRKENISRIKAAVKQAEVLVRLNPLNPDSTEEIENALDQGADCLMLPMFRSVEEIEWFCQRVNHRASVVPLVETVGAMKNLSEIVQIPGVTQIHIGLNDLHLDLELNFMFELISNGMVEKMAEICRNVNMPFGVGGISTMNQGLVSGKLVLGEYARLRSEWVILSRSFHQRATSLSELKERINLQKELQEVNKIYEMLIKRSKSEVEQNKQQLYQTINEVVMQHKLKRNAS; this is encoded by the coding sequence ATGAAGTATTTATTTATCACTGATTGCCCAGAGATTGCCAGATATGTAGATCAATGTGGTGTTGATCGGATCTTCGTCGACTTGGAGTTTCTCGGCAAAGTCAAACGACAGGGAGGCCGTGATACGGTGATATCTCGGCACCGCAAGGAGAATATTTCCAGAATAAAAGCAGCGGTGAAACAAGCAGAAGTCTTAGTAAGGCTCAATCCTCTGAATCCTGATTCAACTGAAGAAATTGAAAATGCATTAGATCAGGGGGCAGATTGTTTAATGCTTCCCATGTTTCGGTCTGTAGAGGAAATTGAATGGTTTTGCCAGCGCGTGAATCATCGTGCCTCCGTTGTTCCTTTAGTTGAAACGGTAGGAGCTATGAAGAACCTGTCTGAAATTGTTCAGATTCCCGGTGTGACTCAGATTCATATTGGTTTAAATGATTTACATCTCGATTTAGAACTAAATTTTATGTTCGAACTGATCTCAAATGGCATGGTTGAAAAAATGGCTGAAATATGTCGAAATGTAAATATGCCTTTTGGAGTGGGGGGGATCTCGACAATGAATCAAGGGCTCGTTTCGGGAAAGCTGGTTTTGGGTGAGTATGCCAGACTGAGATCGGAGTGGGTGATCCTCTCTCGTTCGTTTCATCAGCGTGCAACAAGTTTATCCGAACTAAAGGAAAGAATTAATCTTCAGAAAGAACTTCAGGAAGTCAACAAAATTTACGAAATGTTAATAAAGAGATCAAAATCCGAAGTCGAACAAAATAAGCAACAGCTCTATCAGACGATTAATGAAGTTGTAATGCAGCACAAATTAAAAAGAAATGCATCATGA